The following are encoded in a window of Candidatus Fluviicola riflensis genomic DNA:
- a CDS encoding reactive intermediate/imine deaminase, whose translation MKKAVMISGAPAPLGPYSQAILSNDTMYVSGQIPLNAHTGQLEIATIEEATHRILKNIELLLAEEGFTLANIVKCSIFVTDLGQFSAMNAVYGSYFKETPPARETVQVSRLPMDVPIEISCIAVR comes from the coding sequence ATGAAAAAAGCGGTAATGATTTCTGGAGCTCCTGCCCCACTTGGACCTTATAGTCAGGCGATTTTGTCGAATGACACGATGTACGTAAGCGGACAAATTCCGTTGAACGCGCATACGGGCCAGTTGGAAATTGCTACCATTGAGGAAGCAACTCACCGCATCCTAAAAAACATTGAATTGCTGCTGGCTGAAGAAGGCTTTACGCTTGCTAACATTGTTAAGTGCAGTATTTTCGTCACCGACCTCGGACAATTTTCTGCCATGAATGCCGTTTATGGTTCATATTTCAAGGAAACGCCTCCTGCACGCGAAACTGTTCAGGTAAGTCGCCTTCCGATGGATGTACCGATTGAAATCTCTTGCATTGCAGTGCGCTGA
- a CDS encoding hemin ABC transporter substrate-binding protein, which translates to MRYFGIIALLVGFAVVSCNGGAADQSTAEKEVEAKRIVSLNGTITEVLFALEADDQLVAVDVTSTYPTSTEKLPNLGHVRGVTAEGVLAVKPTDVLCFEDELNPQLKQQLEAAKINVVVLKRDFSVASTKKVIAEIADWLGEKEKGAALVAQIDKDLKKAKDLSKKPKVLFVYARGAGTMMVAGDNTQMTEMIRLAGGQNAVSGFVDFKPLTAEAVVAANPDVILMFDSGKSSLSDAGGVLGIPGVKSTNAGKNNAVITMDGQLLSGFGPRVGIAISTLNKELSSLK; encoded by the coding sequence ATGAGATATTTTGGAATCATCGCGTTATTGGTTGGATTTGCTGTCGTGTCGTGTAACGGCGGGGCGGCAGACCAATCAACTGCGGAAAAAGAAGTAGAAGCAAAACGCATCGTTTCTCTCAATGGAACCATCACGGAAGTGCTGTTTGCATTAGAGGCCGACGATCAGTTGGTAGCTGTTGATGTAACGAGTACGTACCCGACGAGCACCGAGAAATTACCGAATTTAGGCCATGTTCGCGGTGTAACGGCAGAAGGTGTTTTGGCCGTAAAACCAACCGATGTATTGTGTTTTGAGGATGAATTAAATCCGCAACTCAAACAACAACTGGAAGCCGCAAAAATCAATGTGGTTGTATTGAAACGTGATTTTTCTGTGGCAAGCACCAAGAAAGTGATCGCTGAAATAGCTGATTGGTTGGGTGAAAAAGAAAAAGGAGCAGCGTTGGTGGCGCAAATCGACAAAGATTTGAAAAAGGCCAAAGACCTTTCCAAAAAACCGAAAGTATTATTTGTCTACGCTCGCGGAGCAGGAACAATGATGGTGGCCGGTGACAATACACAAATGACCGAAATGATCCGCCTGGCTGGTGGTCAGAATGCTGTAAGTGGTTTCGTTGATTTCAAACCATTGACTGCTGAAGCAGTTGTGGCTGCTAATCCGGATGTGATCCTGATGTTTGACTCCGGTAAATCAAGCTTAAGCGATGCCGGTGGTGTATTGGGAATTCCGGGAGTAAAATCAACTAACGCTGGTAAAAACAATGCAGTAATTACCATGGATGGCCAATTATTAAGTGGTTTCGGTCCACGTGTCGGAATCGCCATTTCAACATTGAACAAAGAACTAAGTAGTTTAAAATAA
- a CDS encoding hemin-degrading factor, with the protein MEQLTANLKERFDALKGENLRIREAAKRLEVSEAELVALGCGENVTRLRPEFEKILAGIEQLGYVMALTRNDEVVHERKGTYLNGSFGPHASLFVGADIDLRIFLSAWGSAFAVTEFSNEKPRRSLQFFGKDGLAMHKIYLERNSNLEAYHELVETFKHEDQGQIQEVITKEYTPETELEDEEIDVTGFRNAWENLKDTHEFFGMLRNFKVTRTQALRLAPSEFFAKKISNQALRQALNLASGDGTSIMVFVGNPGIIQIHTGPVKNIVDHGPWINVLDPAFNLHLKEGAVTESWVVRKPTVDGIVTSLELFNERKELICTLFGARKPGVPELEGWRNIAEQLN; encoded by the coding sequence ATGGAACAACTGACTGCAAATTTGAAAGAACGCTTTGATGCGTTGAAAGGGGAAAACCTCAGAATCCGTGAAGCTGCCAAGCGATTGGAAGTAAGTGAAGCCGAATTGGTGGCTTTGGGTTGCGGAGAAAACGTAACGCGTTTACGTCCTGAGTTTGAAAAAATCCTCGCTGGTATCGAACAATTGGGTTATGTAATGGCTTTAACCCGCAACGATGAGGTGGTTCACGAACGAAAAGGAACTTACCTTAACGGAAGTTTCGGTCCGCACGCAAGCTTGTTCGTAGGTGCAGACATTGACCTGCGAATCTTCTTAAGTGCATGGGGCAGCGCTTTTGCTGTTACCGAATTCAGCAATGAAAAACCGCGTCGCAGCCTTCAGTTCTTTGGAAAAGACGGCCTTGCAATGCACAAAATATACCTTGAGCGCAACAGCAATCTGGAAGCGTATCACGAGTTGGTCGAAACGTTTAAACACGAAGACCAGGGGCAAATTCAGGAAGTAATTACGAAAGAATACACGCCGGAAACGGAATTGGAAGATGAGGAAATTGATGTAACCGGTTTTCGGAATGCGTGGGAAAATCTGAAAGATACGCACGAGTTTTTCGGAATGCTGAGAAACTTCAAAGTGACCCGTACACAAGCGTTGCGTTTGGCACCTTCTGAATTTTTTGCGAAGAAAATCAGCAACCAGGCGTTGCGCCAGGCATTGAATCTTGCTTCAGGTGACGGAACTTCTATCATGGTTTTCGTTGGAAATCCGGGAATTATCCAGATCCATACCGGGCCGGTTAAAAATATCGTAGATCACGGACCGTGGATCAATGTGTTGGACCCTGCGTTTAATTTACACCTGAAAGAAGGTGCAGTGACCGAATCATGGGTTGTGCGCAAACCAACAGTTGACGGTATCGTGACTTCATTGGAATTGTTCAATGAACGAAAAGAACTCATTTGTACATTATTCGGCGCGCGTAAACCAGGAGTTCCTGAATTGGAAGGCTGGAGAAATATCGCTGAACAATTGAATTAA